The Salvelinus namaycush isolate Seneca chromosome 8, SaNama_1.0, whole genome shotgun sequence genome has a segment encoding these proteins:
- the LOC120052389 gene encoding troponin I, fast skeletal muscle-like: MTSSRRHHLKSLVLQIAFELIEEEKKEAVQEKASFMAELPALDLSGDQAALVEMLKKLAHTIDKVDEDRYDAESKVTKADKEIEDLRMKVVEIQGMKKPALKKVRMSADAMLQALLGTKHKASMDFRANLKEVKKEVKEEAVDAVGDWRKNVDEQAGMDGRKKKFQG; encoded by the exons ATGACATCGAGCCGCAGGCATCATCTGAAG AGCTTGGTGCTCCAGATTGCGTTTGAGCTGATTGAAGAGGAGAAAAAGGAGGCTGTGCAGGAGAAAGCTAGTTTCATGGCTGAGCTCCCCGCCCTGGATTTGTCTGGAGATCAAGCGGCGCTGGTG GAAATGCTCAAAAAGTTAGCCCATACCATCGACAAGGTTGACGAGGACAGATATGACGCAGAGTCCAAGGTGACGAAGGCAGACAAGGAG ATTGAGGACTTGAGAATGAAAGTGGTTGAGATCCAGGGCATGAAGAAGCCAGCTCTGAAGAAAGTGCGTATGTCTGCTGATGCTATGCTCCAGGCTCTGCTGGGCACCAAGCACAAGGCTTCCATGGATTTCAGAGCCAACTTGAAAGAAGTGAAGAAGGAAGTCAAAGAGGAG GCAGTGGATGCAGTTGGTGACTGGCGCAAGAACGTTGATGAACAGGCTGGCATGGACGGCAGGAAGAAGAAGTTTCAGGgttaa